One region of Limnospira fusiformis SAG 85.79 genomic DNA includes:
- the pap gene encoding polyphosphate:AMP phosphotransferase has protein sequence MLNTLNLELSLDKESYKTQTEGLMRELRSLQQICWEKKLPVIIVLEGWAAAGKGSLVKKMVSYMDPRGFKVIPVWPPTEQERLYPFMWRFWQEFPGYGKIGIFYHSWYTHVLEDRLFERLPEANVGMAMRQINAFERQMIDDGAAIAKFWIHLSKKELKRRLKKATNDELEAWRVRPEDWEQAKNYDIYSSYAEEMLIHTSTGVVPWTLVEGDDKRWGRVKVLSKMVSTIKETLERLEVQPPPIFTPPQQHLEPTDPQPLAAVDLSLSLSEDDYKEQLREQQVRLGKMQQMIFEQQIPVLAIFEGWDAAGKGGSIKRLTDILDPRSYEVHAFAAPTDEQKVHHYLWRFWRKLPPAGKIGVFDRSWYGRVLVERLEGFASERQWRRAYREINEFEEQLTTAGYILLKFWLHIDPDTQLERFTERENNPFKQYKLTDEDWRNREKWSCYEVAVNQMVHRTNTPRAPWTLVSGNDKFYARVQVAQTVADAIAQTL, from the coding sequence ATGCTCAACACACTAAACCTGGAGCTTTCGCTAGATAAAGAAAGCTATAAGACTCAGACGGAAGGACTGATGCGGGAGCTGCGATCGCTACAGCAAATCTGCTGGGAAAAAAAACTACCTGTGATTATCGTCCTGGAGGGTTGGGCGGCGGCGGGTAAGGGTTCTCTAGTCAAAAAAATGGTTAGCTATATGGACCCTCGTGGGTTCAAAGTGATTCCGGTGTGGCCCCCGACCGAACAGGAGCGGTTGTATCCATTCATGTGGAGATTTTGGCAAGAGTTCCCAGGTTATGGGAAAATCGGGATTTTTTACCACAGTTGGTATACCCATGTTCTGGAAGATCGTCTATTTGAGAGACTTCCAGAAGCTAATGTAGGGATGGCAATGCGTCAAATTAATGCTTTTGAGCGTCAAATGATTGACGATGGGGCAGCGATCGCCAAATTTTGGATTCACTTGAGCAAAAAAGAACTCAAGCGCCGCCTGAAAAAGGCCACTAACGATGAACTAGAAGCATGGCGGGTGCGTCCCGAAGACTGGGAGCAGGCTAAAAACTATGATATTTATAGTTCCTATGCCGAAGAGATGCTAATTCACACCAGCACGGGTGTAGTTCCCTGGACCTTAGTAGAGGGAGATGATAAACGGTGGGGTAGGGTCAAGGTGCTATCTAAAATGGTGTCTACTATCAAAGAGACTCTCGAAAGGCTGGAAGTGCAACCGCCTCCTATTTTTACTCCTCCCCAACAACACCTAGAACCTACCGATCCACAACCCCTGGCTGCTGTGGATCTGAGTTTGTCCTTGTCAGAGGATGACTATAAGGAACAGTTGCGGGAACAACAGGTTCGCTTAGGTAAGATGCAGCAAATGATTTTTGAACAGCAAATCCCCGTTTTAGCCATATTTGAGGGATGGGACGCGGCTGGAAAAGGGGGATCCATTAAGCGTTTAACCGATATTCTTGATCCGCGCAGCTATGAAGTTCATGCTTTTGCTGCTCCCACTGATGAGCAAAAGGTGCATCATTATCTGTGGCGGTTTTGGCGTAAACTTCCGCCAGCCGGAAAAATTGGCGTTTTTGACCGCAGTTGGTATGGTCGGGTCTTAGTAGAACGCCTTGAGGGGTTTGCTTCCGAACGACAATGGCGACGCGCCTATCGAGAAATTAATGAGTTTGAGGAACAACTGACTACGGCGGGTTATATTTTGCTGAAGTTTTGGTTACATATTGACCCGGATACCCAACTTGAAAGGTTTACTGAACGCGAGAATAATCCGTTTAAGCAATATAAACTCACAGATGAGGACTGGCGGAACCGGGAAAAATGGTCTTGTTATGAGGTAGCCGTCAACCAAATGGTGCATCGGACTAATACCCCTAGGGCTCCTTGGACTTTGGTTTCCGGTAATGATAAGTTTTATGCGCGGGTGCAGGTGGCGCAAACGGTGGCTGATGCGATCGCTCAAACTTTATAG
- a CDS encoding YdcF family protein — translation MFVLLTQVLVLLLLITISFRIWRLLAGKENSLVSRLFFLLTLTLLIVTFIAPDSQVGRSVIQLLAIFLRPLGLSILLLTIASALITNGGIKNPAPNLILTALLILILSSTPVLAQWLALQVERVAVQTVQTDLCCGERAGAIVLLGRGTTQPKLPYRTQIQLTATGDRIPYTAELYRERLARLVIVAAGDRHELIHPTNEAKDIQQLLIYMGVLPSDILLATESHTVREEALEVKEIMEKRRLGRTIILVTSALEMRRAALTFTQAGFKVIPAPTNFSTFIPYGKRKERVSFQDFAPNAEALVLSTRVVDEYLATFYYFLRGWMAPSL, via the coding sequence ATGTTTGTATTACTCACCCAAGTTCTGGTTTTACTGCTACTGATTACCATTTCTTTTAGGATTTGGAGACTCTTAGCAGGCAAAGAAAATAGCTTAGTTAGTCGGCTGTTTTTTTTACTAACTCTCACTTTACTTATAGTCACTTTTATCGCTCCTGATAGCCAGGTTGGTAGATCTGTTATTCAGCTTTTGGCGATTTTTCTAAGACCTCTGGGTTTATCAATTTTACTATTAACCATTGCCTCGGCTTTGATTACTAATGGGGGGATTAAAAATCCGGCTCCGAATTTAATTTTAACTGCATTATTAATTCTGATTTTATCGAGTACCCCCGTTTTGGCTCAATGGTTGGCTTTGCAGGTGGAAAGGGTGGCTGTGCAAACAGTTCAAACTGATTTATGTTGTGGGGAAAGAGCCGGGGCAATTGTTTTGTTAGGACGGGGAACAACACAGCCTAAATTGCCCTACAGAACTCAGATCCAACTCACGGCTACAGGCGATCGCATTCCCTATACAGCCGAACTTTATCGGGAACGTTTAGCTCGTTTGGTGATTGTAGCAGCAGGCGATCGCCATGAGTTAATTCATCCGACTAATGAGGCGAAAGATATTCAACAGTTATTGATTTATATGGGAGTTTTGCCTAGTGATATTCTTTTGGCAACTGAAAGCCATACCGTTAGGGAAGAAGCCCTAGAAGTCAAAGAAATCATGGAAAAAAGGCGGTTAGGAAGAACTATCATTTTGGTTACTTCTGCCTTAGAAATGCGCCGCGCCGCCCTCACATTTACTCAAGCTGGTTTTAAGGTAATTCCGGCTCCCACTAATTTTTCTACTTTTATTCCCTATGGCAAACGTAAGGAGAGGGTTTCTTTCCAAGACTTCGCCCCTAATGCGGAGGCTTTGGTTCTCAGTACCCGTGTGGTTGATGAATATCTCGCTACTTTTTATTACTTTCTACGGGGGTGGATGGCTCCTAGTTTATAA